Proteins from one Mesorhizobium sp. M9A.F.Ca.ET.002.03.1.2 genomic window:
- a CDS encoding dipeptide ABC transporter ATP-binding protein has product MNGPLLKVENLTKHYPLGSGIFKKSIPVIRAVEDVSFSVEAGETLCIVGESGCGKSTVARLLMRLVEPTGGRVLIDGTDIASLKKDALHAWRRRMQMVFQDPYSSLNPRLTAGQIITEPVENFERLSRKQRTALAADLLQKVGMSPEMMHRLPSELSGGQRQRLGIARALALQPSLIIADEAVSALDVSVQAQILNLLLDLQQQMGIAFVFISHDLSVVEHIGHRVAVMYLGRIVELAPCEALFAKPVHPYTEALIAAAPVPDPTRARLEVPVEGEVPSPINPPRGCAFHPRCPLAVERCRIEVPPPVPMPDGRVVACHVRAPATENIPTQPAVADDHSPAHVS; this is encoded by the coding sequence ATGAACGGTCCTCTGCTGAAAGTCGAGAATCTGACCAAGCACTACCCGCTTGGCTCGGGAATCTTCAAGAAAAGCATTCCGGTAATCCGGGCGGTGGAGGATGTATCGTTTTCCGTCGAGGCGGGCGAGACGCTTTGCATCGTCGGCGAATCCGGCTGCGGCAAGTCCACCGTGGCGCGGCTCCTGATGCGGCTCGTGGAACCGACGGGCGGGCGCGTGCTGATCGACGGGACCGACATTGCGAGCCTCAAGAAGGACGCGCTTCACGCCTGGCGCCGTCGGATGCAGATGGTTTTTCAGGATCCTTACTCGTCGCTGAACCCCCGTCTCACCGCCGGACAGATCATCACCGAACCCGTCGAGAATTTCGAGCGCCTCAGCCGGAAGCAGCGCACCGCGCTTGCTGCGGACCTTCTCCAGAAGGTCGGAATGTCGCCCGAGATGATGCACAGGCTCCCGTCCGAGTTGTCGGGCGGCCAGCGGCAGCGCCTCGGCATCGCGCGGGCGCTGGCCCTCCAGCCCTCGCTCATCATCGCCGACGAGGCGGTGTCAGCCCTTGACGTATCAGTGCAGGCACAGATCTTGAATCTGCTTCTGGATCTCCAGCAGCAGATGGGCATTGCCTTCGTCTTCATCTCACATGACCTTAGCGTCGTGGAGCATATCGGCCATCGTGTCGCGGTCATGTATTTGGGTCGGATAGTGGAACTCGCACCATGCGAGGCGCTCTTCGCCAAACCGGTCCATCCCTACACGGAGGCGCTGATCGCAGCAGCCCCGGTCCCGGATCCGACGCGGGCTCGGCTGGAGGTGCCCGTGGAAGGCGAGGTGCCAAGCCCGATCAACCCGCCGCGCGGGTGCGCGTTTCACCCGCGCTGCCCGCTCGCGGTGGAGCGTTGCCGCATCGAAGTACCACCTCCGGTGCCGATGCCAGATGGGCGGGTCGTGGCCTGTCATGTGCGTGCTCCGGCTACAGAGAACATCCCGACCCAACCGGCTGTAGCAGACGATCATTCGCCTGCTCATGTGTCTTAG